The following is a genomic window from Manihot esculenta cultivar AM560-2 chromosome 9, M.esculenta_v8, whole genome shotgun sequence.
GTTGAGATCGATCCATCTGATGAAGAATCTCCCTCCCTAATCTCAATCTCAAACTTGACGCACACATTATCCTCTGGAGCATTTGGTTTCCACATCCCCAACATTCTATCATTCTTGCCCTCACTGCCACTTTCTGAGAAAACCCGAAATATAGCAGTTCCACCTCCATCATAGACATTCAATAGATATCCAACCATATGCAAAATCACTTGAAATGCCCTCCGCTCATCCCCTGTCACTGTATCAGGCAAAGAACTCTGGACATCAATTTCAAAACCAAATCCTTTATACACACAAAAACACTTTGCAAGGCAAGAAGCTTCCCTGATCATGGAGTGTAAACGGAAAGGCCTCATTTCTAACAGAAACCTTCCATTATCTTTTGCTGAGACCTCCATCACATCATTAACCAAAGTTGAAAGAACATTGCTGGTTTTCACCAATGTATCAATAATAATCTTCTGTTCAAAAGTCATGCTCTCATCTTGGAACATTGAAAGTAGGCCCACGATTGAGTGCATTGGCCTCCTCATTCCATGATTCATCACCTTCTGAAATGAGTTCCTTGCCTGGCTTGCCATCAGAGCATTCTTCTTAGCTTGCTGCAAAGCACGATTTTGCTCACTCAGCTTCTCTCTCATTAGCTGAGATTCTTCAAGAACTGAAGCATGGGATAAAGCTACAGCCACCTGGTCAGCAACGACTTCTACTATTTCCATTTCCTCAGAGCTCCAAGTCCTGGAATTCATCCTTGGAATAACCAAAACCAATATAGCATAACTAGTATCTACTAGTTCAGGTGTGCCTCCCTTGAAATTTGAAACCCGAAGCATTGGCATCCGAATTGCAGCCACAGCACCTGCTTCCTCAGACCCACCACCACTTGCTGCCCCAAGTGCTGAATCTGGCTTCAAAATCTTTACCccttttgtattttttatctCTAAGACATCTGGGTCATTGACAGGAATAGAAAGGTGAAAACTTTTTGAACTTGGTTTCAACTCGTGGGTGAGATTCATCTCTGTTCGATTCTCATTCGGCATCCATACAGCACAATTATGTAAATCCAAAGTCTTAGAAAGCTCAACCAAAGTTGTATACAATATGGTATGCTTATCAAGTGACTTCCTGATTTCTCGGGTTAGCATTCTCACATGTAAACTCGCTTCCTTATGCTTTTTCATCATACCAACTTCTTGGTCTAATTCCAACACATTTTGCTTCAAGAAAAGCTCTCTCACTTTCCATTTGAGAAGAAGAGGAATCAAAGTCAAAAGTGTTATTGCAGTTGCACATGAAACCAAAGCAGTAAGCAATTTGGCAACAGTGAGAGACATCATCAATTGAAATGAGTGTGGTCCATAATAAGTCCATCCATTGAGCAAATGTGTCAATCCACAAAGGACTATAAATGCTATAAACTGAAGGAGAACCCACTTAAACGgaaagtttgagcagctaacgAAGTAAAGAAGCTCGATGGGTATTGAAAAATAGGCTACTGCAATCAAGAAATCACTAACCTTCTGATACTCCAGAATGTTATGTATGCTCCAAAAACCCTCATCATCACAGTTACAATTAACGAACTCATTATCAATGGCAGATACCGAGATCATAAGATATGATATGAGAAAGAACAATCCAGGAGCTAATGGTCTTAACATCGTATCCAACCAAACACGTACTCAACACATTCTTGTCAAAGTTCCTTAATTTTTACAAGCCCCTCACAGACTAGAATTCACAGTCGGATAACAAATTAAAGAGGACAGGGCATGGCTTCACAAACCCATCAATTACAGTAAAACTGCCAGAACTAGTTCAAGATCCAAAGTTACTGACCTCTAATTTTCACTACAAAATAGCAACACTATTTGCTAGGTTTCAAGATCTCACACACCGACTTGCCTGAAACTACATAATTTGACAATAATTCTCTCTGTTTCCCCCTCTAATAAACTATTTCTTTCTAAATATTTCTATTCTGCTCTCTCCCAACTTGTATGAGATTAAGACTTAGTTGTTGTTGTATATCTCTTCTTTGTTCTACTTCTATTGCTCATTTCACTTGTGTTCTTACTTTTTGCACAATAGAACaacaagagaaaaagaaagggaTTTAAATAAGAAATTAGAGATGGGAAAAAAGGAAAGCTAAAAAGAACACACCTGGTGCTTCCCCTGTgcaaaataaatacataaaaaatccAAGCTTTTTATCATCCTCCAATGTAAAGACTGAATCTTTTAGATTCTTCATCAACTTAATTTCCCTCTTAAATCATCCCCATAAAAAACAGATCAAAAATCACCCAAAAGAAATCTGTCCGCTTAAGGAAGGAACGAGAAGTGCATatgatgagaagaagaagaagaagaagaagaggaagaggaagaggcgtatatatatatgtgtgtgttgaAGAAGAGATCTTATACGGCCTCTCTCGCTGTCCTACCTGTTCAAATAGAAAGTTACAAACAAGTGTGTCTGAAAGTGCTCTCTCCCTTAGAATCTAGACACCCCTCGCcccttaaaatattatttacacaattattagatttttatttattattatatatgccTTTTCTctccaataaaataaaaaaaaaatattaattattttttgcatTGGTGGCTTTAGTTTAATgggatttaattaattagaaaaaaaaataattttaatcaagtTGGCACTTTTTAATCCTTGCTATTTTCCTTCTTCCTGTTTTGAATTTTATTAGGTTTTCTCAATCAAtcatttcttttattctttaagCATATTTtcaaaaagtattttaaataaacaaaaatgttaataatatattttatgtttttttaaaaatatttatatatatataaatttaattcgtTTCTAAAATTTCACTCCCAATGTAATGATAAATCATGCCTTTGAATTTAAGGATATCTTGAACCGCTTCGAGAATCACTTCTTTCTAGAGGGAGAAATTTTTGTCATGATCCTAATAGAAGTCCAAAAAGAAGGCCGGATATaagttaattaatataaatatttattttagttttatttcaagaaaatataatttaaattaataataatgaattaattaaaattttatttgtttaaaataaaataaaacaacctTTATAAAATGGTTGTAAGATATGGCGGAGATATCGAGGTTGGTGTCTGTTGGATATGACCATTACCAACAATGACAGTTATTTTTGACCCCATTGAGTTGTAGTTACTGCTTAGATTGtctgaatatatatatactttttttattggtgaaaaataataataataaaaaaatgaccATCATTTGAAGAGCGTGTAAAAGAAATAGATGAAAGTACAATTATATTCCTATCATTATAATTTGAGTTTTATAGTTTAAAGTAAATGTTTTATACCTTTTCAAAATAGTGATTTCACGTAAAAATATGTATATTgttgtttttataaatttttcaaatgattttttaatacataaaaattatttcttttaattcaaaatttttacttaaaataaataataattgaatttataccaaatattaataaatcagGTATTTTCAAATAGTTAATATGATGTAATCCTAATAAAAcagatttaaatttataataaattaaatttaaaaaataataatttaaatcgaatttaaattttatttatagatttttatattttgaatacatttatataaataatataaattttttatttaaaaattaaaaaataaaatttttttaagaaatattaaattttttaaataaattattaattaaaatataaaaaattaaataaatataataattaaatttaaatattaataatataaatcaaatttaaatttaaataatttaatttatagatACTCTGCCTATTTACATAGGTACCACCCAAGCACTGATCAGGTGGCGCACGTGATGTTGATTCGAAAAAGGGTAATTGAGTCACAAaatttagctttttttttttttactgattCCACTTGCTGACCCACATGACACCATTCTATGCGCCACTAATCATTCATCATAGTATATATTcaagtaattaataattaatatgttaattacaattattatttattttgcatttaaattaatagaattttacTAGAATCcaattattttttcctttaatttaataacaagtaggtattttatttttcagatgTCTTAGAActgttattatatttatatgaaaaaaatatacaaattttTAATTCTTCACCCTGTTATGTCAGaattctttaatatttaattattatatttgtgATGAAGCAAAATATACATTGCACCAAAAACATCACATCCCTACTTTCAGAAACGGAATGGCTAAGCCAGTCGGTGTTCCCGACGACTTTCCAAGCAAAGCTATTACAATTTCTACCCAACTCCACCAATCTGTTTTCACAGCCACGAAGTCCACAGTTGACAACAGTACAACTAGCGGGTCCCATTTCAGAAAGTGACGTCAAGttaaaaacctttttttttttaatacaatgAGACAAAAGAACTGAATAGAATACAATTTAATGAGTTAAACATATTTCAGAATAAAGTAAATGAAAAAACTCCAACCCAATACTTCCCACTTCCTACACAAGAAAGACCGATCAAATTACCTTGATTGGCAAGTCAAAAACTGgagtttgcatgaaaaatctacCAAAAATCAAATATAGATATAAATACAAAAAGCTAGGTACAGATACATCCAAGTTATAATGGTGGGTCTTCCATTTCTAGAGAAGAAAGACCATGTTTCACAATACATGCCTTGAAATAATGGTTCTATTTAATTTGTGATTATGCTGTGTTGGATCAATCACCCCTTTCCCAAAGGAAGTTTCCATCAAAATTCAATTCAACCCACCCGAGTATGAATCAGAAAATCATTCCAGAATGCAAAACAAATCCTAGGTAAAAAACAGCAGCAAATAATTCAATGTTATTCACAGACCAAGAGATTATTAAGCCAACACTTACTACTTTAAAGGATCACTTGAGAAAAGCACAAGTTAACAAAGAGTGAGAGTGCCAGTAACCTGTACAGATACGCCATGTTACAGTCCACAGGAGATGAAAATGGTTGTACATTGTATTTCACGTCAAAGTAACTGTGTcgtttagagagagagagagagagaaagagagaccggaaaatgatgtttgaaaccCTAAAACTGATCTCTACTCTGGAAGTTATTCATAGTCCCCATTTTCGGGAGATTGGTGTGCTCCATGGCCTACTCTTCCTGGAAAAGAAAACACTGCATGTTAGACCCTCTTTCTTCCTGTTTCTCTTTGGATGGAAAATAAATATACCTGTCAAGTCATAACCGGAATTGACTCTAGCATCCGGACCAATCCTCCAATCTGTGGACCTTGAAGGTGCCACATGCATACCCCGAGGATGAGTCATAAAAGGATTTCCTCCCATAGTTGGATGATCATCGTTTCCCCTGATCGGATTCCTACCAGATGATTCAACTGGGGAATGGAAGCCAATGTTTGATATCGATGCCCCTCCAATTGGTGTTGGCAACTTACTGGCAGATGCATCAACCTTCACGCCAGTGTTAACATCTTTCTTGGTGTCAAGCAGAAACGTACCAACAATGACCTGTAGATATCTGAAAACTATATTACAGATATCAAAGATCCTTTCAACACATCAAAGATACAAACACGGGTTCCAGAACCAGGAATATCCCCGTCTCtcctcacacacacacacaaaataaTAGTGCTGGTTCATAGGATTTTATGCATCAGATTCTTGTTCCATTATGAAAGCAATACCTGAACAGGGCCACCAGCAGTTAGGGGTCCACCAACTCCTCCTCCAATGATCTGGCCATCTGTATTAGACAGGCACACACTAAGCCCACCTGTCCTCCCTCCAATATCAGTGCGCACATATGATCCAGATAGTGAAATGATCTCAAATCGACCCTGATTTTAAGAGTACACAGACAACAGTTAATTTTGACAGTACATCAATTATGGGTATCAAGGACTTAAAGCCATGCTTAATTTTGCAAAGGTGaagcaaaaataaattagtCAGGCAAAGGTGAGATCCTTTTGTGCAAATAGCAAACTGGTAGTTGTTTTTAAATGAAGGATAAGCTCCAACATGGTATCTTTCTGGTTGCATACAAAAAAGCAAAATTCTATGATGATACTTTCCCTTGTTTCACAATACCATGCCTGACAGGTGAATGCACCCAAACGATTACCTCATATGTAATGTTGCCTCCAGAAGTTGCAGGCTGCCGGAGGGATGCGTGCGATATTGAACCAGATGCTGACAAAATACACATCTCACGCCTACTTTGTTGCATGAACATCATAAGTTTCTGAGCTACATCCTGTTGAGCATCCACACATCCTATGTTACTAAGGAATGAACAAAGGGACACGTTATTAACACCAATATGTATATGTTTCATATATTATCAGCACCCATCTTGCTTCAGTTATTAACTAAAGTGATAAACGCGTCAAGCGAATGCCAAAAAAAAGTACACATTTCATATATTTGCAAGGTTTGCACAATCTAACAacttgggggggggggggggaggggggAGACTAGGGAAACAAAGCAATTCATCAGAGTGAGTGCAATATCTCAAAACTTAGCGGAAAAAAAGATAGTAAAGTCAACTCCAAAGTAAATAGACCAGAAATGAAATTATCCCCAATCGTAAAAAGTCTAGATCATCAGAAAAGTAATTTATCTTCCCGGTCATAGAGGCCATACATTCTCTAACAATCTACTTATTCTCCATTCTTTTAGCAATAAATAACAACTGCTAT
Proteins encoded in this region:
- the LOC110622607 gene encoding protein EIN4, with product MLRPLAPGLFFLISYLMISVSAIDNEFVNCNCDDEGFWSIHNILEYQKVSDFLIAVAYFSIPIELLYFVSCSNFPFKWVLLQFIAFIVLCGLTHLLNGWTYYGPHSFQLMMSLTVAKLLTALVSCATAITLLTLIPLLLKWKVRELFLKQNVLELDQEVGMMKKHKEASLHVRMLTREIRKSLDKHTILYTTLVELSKTLDLHNCAVWMPNENRTEMNLTHELKPSSKSFHLSIPVNDPDVLEIKNTKGVKILKPDSALGAASGGGSEEAGAVAAIRMPMLRVSNFKGGTPELVDTSYAILVLVIPRMNSRTWSSEEMEIVEVVADQVAVALSHASVLEESQLMREKLSEQNRALQQAKKNALMASQARNSFQKVMNHGMRRPMHSIVGLLSMFQDESMTFEQKIIIDTLVKTSNVLSTLVNDVMEVSAKDNGRFLLEMRPFRLHSMIREASCLAKCFCVYKGFGFEIDVQSSLPDTVTGDERRAFQVILHMVGYLLNVYDGGGTAIFRVFSESGSEGKNDRMLGMWKPNAPEDNVCVKFEIEIREGDSSSDGSISTRHSSGRRQNSDEVKEGLSFSMCQKLVQMMQGNIWISQNSQGLAQSMTLALRFQVRPSYGRAIFASGTASEQPNSNSLFRGLRVILADDDDVNRIVTKRMLEKLGCEVTAVSSGFECLSAITSSENSFAVVVLDLQVPEVDGFEVAMRIRKFRSHNWPLIIALTASAEDHVWEKCLQMGMNGVIRKPVLLRGMADELRRVLQRAREGL
- the LOC110622695 gene encoding AT-hook motif nuclear-localized protein 14, with product MEPNESQHHHHLSSYFTTTTPATTTPSPTNGLLPPPPNTTSDSGGGPHMVYPHSVGPSSASVTTAPVEPVRRKRGRPRKYGTPEQALAAKKTASSHSVSKEKREGASSSSPSYSGSSRKSQQLFALGNAGQGFTPHVITIAAGEDVAQKLMMFMQQSRREMCILSASGSISHASLRQPATSGGNITYEGRFEIISLSGSYVRTDIGGRTGGLSVCLSNTDGQIIGGGVGGPLTAGGPVQVIVGTFLLDTKKDVNTGVKVDASASKLPTPIGGASISNIGFHSPVESSGRNPIRGNDDHPTMGGNPFMTHPRGMHVAPSRSTDWRIGPDARVNSGYDLTGRVGHGAHQSPENGDYE